From one Rhopalosiphum padi isolate XX-2018 chromosome 2, ASM2088224v1, whole genome shotgun sequence genomic stretch:
- the LOC132919031 gene encoding 52 kDa repressor of the inhibitor of the protein kinase-like, whose amino-acid sequence MEVLPTEIQHWKRKWSNKREKDQPNSAIEAYIKCNYDYFPNISFLLKLLATLPVSTSTPECTFSTMKRLKYYLRNSSGQERLTGLALLSVHRQIHIDPAEINDRFAKEKN is encoded by the coding sequence ATGGAAGTACTGCCAACAGAAATTCAACATTGGAAAAGAAAATGGTCTAACAAACGAGAAAAAGACCAACCAAATTCAGCCATTGAAgcatatattaaatgtaattatgattattttccaAACATATCTTTTCTTTTGAAGCTATTAGCCACATTACCAGTTTCGACTTCTACGCCAGAATGTACATTTTCAACCATGAAaagattaaaatactatttacgtAACTCATCAGGCCAAGAACGACTTACAGGTTTAGCTCTTTTGAGTGTTCATAGGCAAATTCATATCGATCCGGCCGAAATTAATGATCGTTTCgccaaagaaaaaaattga